The stretch of DNA GGTGTGTCAGGCTGGACACTGatgctgtgcctcacatgggAGCTGGTCCGGAGCATGGTGCTTGTGCTCTGGCTCCGCTCCGGGTCACCTGAAAGcctgttcctcctcctgccctcactGCTCATCCTCCCACACTGGCgaggggctgctgcctggggctctACTTGGAGCAGAGAAGGTATGTGCTGGATGCTGGTTATTTTTCAcaccttttttgctgtttgggtAACAGATCTATGTCTGTGCAGgtttcagcagctctgtgcatTAATGGCAGCACAGTCTTCACAGTTGtaaagaagagcagaaaggcaAATCTTCAGGTTATGCTTTTTGTAATGTCAAAAGCAAATCATAATTTCTCTAAAATTTCGCCTAGGCTTTAAATTTGGATGCCCAGGCTATGTATGTTAAAAGTGTGTCCCTTTGGTTGAAACGGTACTGCGATGTAATGGGTATGAAGGGCCAAATTGCTCATTCATGAAGTGATTTAATGAAATGTTGCACATGGTTTCATGGGCACTGCTAATCTTGATGTGAGTGCATTTGGGATCTGCCTgtcctggcacagctgtgctgccctcCTGGCTAATTACCTTTATTATTATTGCCACCTGTAATGTTAACAGCATTACAGGTGGCAATCCACCTTCCCTGCCACAACCAATGCCCGCTTTTAAATGTCCGAACTGGAGCAGTCTCACAAAGGTCATCACAAAACCTGAAGATGCATGGAATATGGCTGAACTCAAGCACAGGTCCTGTATTTGCAGGCTGAGGTGGTACCATTCGTGATGCGATGGGTCTCTGCAGAGGTTTGGGAAGTCAGTGTAGGGAAAGGGGAGCAGGATGTCTTACGCAGGTACTTGGTCCCAGCATTGCAGCATATGAGTAGTGGTGATATGGGCCAAGTAGAAGAGTTGCAACGGCAGCAGCAGATTGCACCGAGGCGCTTTGATGTTCAGTATGCCAAAAGCGAAACTAGCCTTCCACTGAACTGGAGACAAAAGCATTTTGTCACTTTTCTGACCTGCTGagagattctttttttaaaaaaagaaaacactctaAAACTAAAGactcagtattttttaatttcttaatttccaatttgtaaaaaaaaaaaacccaccctgttTTTTATATTCAGTCTCCTTTATTCTGTGTCCAACAAAGGGTGTGATGGTAAGGAAAATTAGTAGTTTGAATATCATGAACTTATTAGagaaaaatatggatttttttttttacagggaaGACAAAGTCATTGAAAccatattttctaaaaatactagAAGAATAAATTGGAACAGGTATATTTATGCAGTTTGTCATATAGCCTATAAGTACAGTGGGTGgcctttaaaatttaaactgcATACTTGAATACTAACAAAGTTCCTcattatgaaagaaaatgtgacaGGAACTGGCAGAACTACTGTGCTGGTGGGATACTTAATGTGCACCCTCTGTAAGCCCTGCACAGCACGCTTGATCCACAATATTagcaagaaaacagctttcccCGTTGAATGCATCGTCCAGATTGACTCTGCTGCTCCCTTGCTTCCTCCTGCGTGCAACACATATAGATACCATATAGATTCCTGGACTTGTCACCCAGACTGATGGCACTTGCACCTACCTCTGCCCTCAGTGGCTCCCCGCAGCAGGATTTTGGCGAGGTTCAGCTCGGCTCTGGGGTAGGTGGGTGAACAGCTTGGCTGCTTGAGCGGGTGCGGGCTGTCTGGGTGCTCAGCCCTTGGTGCCCGCTCGCAGCTCTTGCGCCTCCCTCTTGTCCCGGCGCATCCTTGCCCTGGAGGGGTTTGCTATGGAGCCAGCTCTGTCCTTTGTGCCAGCTGAGAGGCTTTTCCATGCTGGGGGAAGCTTTAAAAGAGCTTTTAGGAATAATTTACACTTCCTTTGATCCAACAACTCTGCAGGTAAAGGACTAATGCTATTAGAGCAAGCAGTAACtagctgctgctctccagccagaGCAGAACGGGCTCTTCTCCTTGATCAGGCTGGAATAACTGCTCAGTGTTTCTTCCCGGTCCAGTGCACAGAGTGGCTTTAAAAGGGGCTGCAtcatgcacagcagaggcaggaccAGGGACCTGCTGGCATGCACTCAAGGCCAGCTGAGAGcatcctgaaggaaaaaatacatcttttgtcGACTCAGGCATAACATTGCATCCTCGTTGTGCACAGTGCAGCCACAGGTGATATTTACTGTTGGTTGCCAAAAGGCCAACAAAAACTGTTATGTGCATCTCCTGTGATTGCTGTTCTCATGCTCCTGAGGCACATTGGAGCACTTGGAAGGAGATGGCCATCCCCAACAGGGGACACCATCCAAGCCACCAGGCTGGCGCTGACCACCACCGCACAGCTACTTTATTCAGGATTCTCACACTGACaaagggggagcagggaggaaagcGAGGGTGCCACAAAGGGGAGTGCCCAAGGAAAACCCCAGGTGGTGCAGAACGGTTATTTTAGTGTCTGCTTCGTGCTGCTTTTGTCACTCGACAAGGAATAAGTTTGGGTTTGATTATTCTTCCCAAGTGCTGCCACAGGCACAGCAGATCCTTGCGTTATTCAGCAGGTCCCCGTCAGGGCAGGGTGTGTTTCATCACTGCCCTTATTTCAGAACCAGATTTGACTGGGGACAGTATCTGTGTTGATGATGGGGAGGTGACATACACAGACagattttcattcatttaacTACACCAGCAGTGACTCTGGCTTGCAGCAagtaatctttctttttttttttctccagcataaGCATCTTGGACCCACGTGCATCTTTGCTGTTCGTTTTGGGCTGGTGAATGGAAAGAAGAGCTGAAGATGTGCTAAAGATGAGAGTCTGTGTCAGAGAACACAAAATAGCACGATCTGGGCTGTCACTTCTGGTGCAATGTAAGAGAGTGTATTGCACAGATCCAGAACCTTAAGCAATATTGTCCTGTGGTTTGATTTCCATTCTGGCATGCTCAATGCAGTAAGGCCCAGGTTTTACATGGCACTTTCCAGTTTTGATATAGggaatttgaaaaatacttgtcTTGAGGCTGAGCCTGAAGTTATAATCTTGGCATATCCATACCATTAAATTCCCGTggataaaagcagaaacatctggATTCATGAGTGGATGTTGGCTATatccaccagaaaaaaaagccctcaagGGATCCTAAGGGGTTCTAGCCAGAATAAATAATACAACAAAATAAGAGTGCTATTAAGAGTAATTATAATACTGAAGCCGAATTATGAGATGAGGGCCAAGCCCTTCTCACAGTCTGCTTTTCCAGCTAAGAGCCCTTCAATTTACACTTAACGCACATGTGGCTGatggaacaaagaaaaaattgaagaaGGATGAAAGCAGTGCAGAGATTATTCAGCCTTGCTGGTTTAGCTCCAGGCACATCGTTTAAATGAGTAGATGATCAGtttccagtttgttttaaattctctGGCAAGAAATTTTACGCTCCATCCCAAAGTTGGATGTgcttaaaactttattttttaaggctttgctattttgtttcatttctgaaggCAAGACCCTGAAATTGCTTTGCAGGAGACACCTGCgtgctggggctggaaggggcaGGCTGGCTGTGTCACCGAGGGGCCACATTGCTGCTTCCAGGCCATGGTGACCCCAGGACTGGGGAACAgttgctccttttctttctcacctcTGGGAGGCTGAGCCCTGCCTTGCTGAGCCAGATGCCATATGCAAGTTCAGCAGCACCCAAAGTCAAGGGAAGAGGCCCAAACTGCTGTGTCCTGTAGACTTGCAGCCTCTCTCGGGCTGCATGCTGTTGTACCAGCACTGCTTGCCTGGTTTAAAGCTGCTGAAAGGGAAAAGGTTTGTACTTCTTGCCCCTTACGTCTTCTCTTGGTGTTTTCAGGGTTAAAAGCTGCTGAACGGCACATCCTCTGGCCACCCAGCCCTTCCTGTGTGGGTCCTCTCCATGCCCACAAGCACCAGGTCAAGCGGCAGGTCTTCCCCTGCTGTGACAGGGTGAACTACACCCACGGGCAGGTGATTAAAAAGTAAGTTGTACATTGCTGAAAATGCCCTTAATGCACCATCCCTCCCCAGCCAAATGTAGTCAGCGTTCCTCGTTATCTGCACTTTGTCCACGCAGATCTGCCTTGCTGACCCTTGCTGGCCTTGCACGTCACCCTTCCCGATTCCCGGAAAGCCTCGTGCCTTTGCCCGCTCTGTAATCTTCAGCCCACGCAGCTTGAGGTGAGTTGTTGCTTCCTTGTGGAATAAAAATGCTGGGGGTCAGTCCttgccctgccctcctccttGGTTGCCCTCTTCTCCCCCATTGCCCATACCGCAGCCGACCGGTCAGGCAGCTCCGGGGGGCTGATCCCTGGGTACCACTCCAGCAGGTCCTCCTCCACAGAGGTTGTCCTCCATGGAGACGCTTCTTGGGATGTACTGTCGATGCTTAGCGCACTCTGAATGGTGGGATGCACATCTGGGGCAAGGCGATACTTGAAGCATGAGTGGAAATACCAGTGACATCACAGTGACGTTTACGTTGCTTTGTGTTCCATAGAAGGAATAAGCCTGTTTACACTGTGAGGAGTGGGAGTTCAATTAGCCTTAAAATAGCCTCAACACATCTAGGAAATCCATAAAAGGATGCCCCAGTATTTCTTAGGGCATTATTTTCAGTAGTTCTGGTTATTTAATTCGCTGCCGACATTTGCTATTTCCTCCACTGTGCATTGCCCAGCACCCACATCCTGGGTCTGAGCCGAAAGCTGACAGGACctaatgcaaaaaaattcagagtGGTACTTTCCATTAGTCTAGCATCTCGACCATCAAAGTTAGACGAGGAAACTCATCTGCTCATAGATGTAACAAAATACTTGCTTTAGATTACATCTCACTGCCACTGTTCCCGTTTGCAGTTGTATTCTTCCGCCTAGGCTGAAGGCAATAGGAAGGTCAGCTGAAACTGCACGGCTCTTGGTTGGGAACGAGTAGTTTGAGAAGCTGAAGAATGAAAGATGAAGCCGAGCTAAATTTAGAATCTCAGCTAAGGAAATATGTGTatcttctgtggttttattttgctctaCACAAAGCACACCTTGGTTTTGCATGGCTGTTTGCAGATTGTACTGACTGAAAGAAGGcttgggggggggaaaggctTTGATGTCTTCAGTAAACAAATAGCAGTGTTAAAAGATCTTCAGTACTTGTTAGCATGCTGCAAACAGCtatgtttgaagaaaaataaacatcccAAGGTTGATGGAAGGGTAGGAAAGCCATAAAGTACTGTAGTCAAATCCCTGGTATGAGGACATCAGAAATAACAATGCCATGAAAAAACTTATTCTCTCTGCCTTtggattaaaaaagaaaagaacaaactgGTTCATGGTTTACCAGCCCTGGGGTGGGAATATGTGGGTATAAAACCCCATGGCCAGATCATTACCATCCATATCACCAGAATACTGTCTGGTCCACTGGAAAACCATGGAAGGATGGAGGCTCCGAGTCCCCTGGAGGTCTTCCTCTCTAGCCACTGGGGCGACGGGGAGAAGACGACTCACCCTTCCTCTAACCCCTGTTTTGATTCAGCTTCCTCAGCGCTTCACCGCCAGCCACAGGGCCACCGGCAGCTCTTAACCCTCACAGCTACAGGACCTGGTCCCGAAAAACCTCATCGGCTTTTACGTTGCGCAACCAGAGAGGTTCCATGAGGAGGCACGAGACACGCATCGCGCTCTCAGAGGATGAGGATTTCACGGCTGCGTGCCTACCGGAGCTTTCACTCTGTAAAGCTTGTTGTACTTGTCTCATTGCATCGCTTACAACATCCCTTTGGAAATTCAAAAGCTTAGGGAATGAACCAAAGGAAAAAGCTAAACAATTATCTCAATTACACCAGCGTAACCCTGAGGATgttaatttacatttatatcCTTTTAACAATCCAAATTAGGTTCAGAATGAGAAAATTTGAGTTTTCTCTgtaaagggaaattaaaaatcGGCAGGTCATGACAATAATCAATATGCCAATATTTACTGCAAATTTAAATCTTATCAAGAGCCTCTAGGGAGCCTCTTGCTTTAGTTTCATACAGTTCCAAGCATTTCTCTGTCAGAAGATAGTTTGCAGGAGCTAGCAAATAGAAAATTCAGACACAATTGACTTTTTAAAGTGTCTGTAGCATCTctaatgtcttttttttgaCAACGCATTTGTTCTGCCTACCAAAGCTCCATTGCAAATGGCACTGGCAAGGCAAACGCTCCATCCAAAGAACCAGAGCTTATAAgaaaaagcagggggaaaaggcaaaatgccagaaaaaatgCTTATAACCCCAAAGGTAATAAGTACACTTCTATTAACTTCGTACAAGCCCTTCACTTTCATTGTAAACTTCTCCCTGCTGTATTCACAGTGAGGGTTTGTAGCTAAAGCTGAGGCAGAGACATTTCATAATAAACAGAAGCTCCTTCGAGACTGTAGCCATGGCATGTATGAGCTGTTTACCTGGCACAAAGAAGCACTATTCTGTTTATCTTCAGATGTTCCTACAGAAACAGAGGGTATTGCAGTGTGGTAAATAAGGCTCCTTCACCCCCaggaatatgttttttttccagactcgTTGCCCTTCACTTTCAGCTGCGGAAAGCTCATCCTGTGATTTCGGAATTACTTCTTCATCCACCTTCCCAAGAGGATGGACTGCTTCCCAGTGCAGAGAGCGCTAGCAATGTGCTAACAGCAACTGGGGCTGCTGTTTCCAAGGCTGTcctgcccaccgcagccccTGTGACACCAGCCCCCTGGTGCCGGCAGCCTCTGCAGGACACAGGCGCGTCCTCCCCGGCCGGaccacctcctccccagggAGAGTTACTGTTGGTGCAACATGTCTGTAGTAAGGAAATTTAGAGCGAATGGGCTCTACCTTGTAACTTGAAATCAAGCGAATCACACAGCTAATGCTGT from Falco peregrinus isolate bFalPer1 chromosome 12, bFalPer1.pri, whole genome shotgun sequence encodes:
- the TMEM212 gene encoding transmembrane protein 212; the protein is MKVKGLYEVNRSVLITFGVISIFSGILPFPPAFSYKLWFFGWSVCLASAICNGALVGRTNALSNILLPFPYTDFPNLCRDPSHHEWYHLSLQIQDLCLSSAIFHASSGFVMTFGCEQDTRTETESSEAGPEEAARMRASLTMGFHLTGTDLSVEIKYETVVASIVCILGVALN